TGAAAGGTGGGCTCAGTGATGATGAGCGGGGCTTTTAGTTGTGGGATGGGGCGCGTGGCAGGGAGGGTCAGGTCGCCCCAAGCATCATAGACAAAGGGTTTCTGATCGATGTCGCCCATCACTAGTGGGCCGGTATTGACTTCGAGCGTAGCCTGAAAAGAGACTTGGTCGAAAGCTTGGAGCGCAGCCTGTAGTTGTAGGGCTTTGGCTACCAAGCTCGGCACATCTTCTATCTGTGCGGCGGGCAGGGTCGCTGTCAATACAGATGGATCAGGATTGTCGATGGGGTCTAGCGCTAAGTGTTGTATTTGGGTTTTTAGCCATTGTAAGAGTATTTTGGCGTGGCTTTCTTCAGCTTCTAGGGTTTCCCAAATAACCAGCAACACCCCCACAGACTGATGTAGCTCAAGGGTGGGCTGCGTGCGCGCACGGTCTACCTTTTGCAAAATACTTGGCGGCAAGATATAGCGGAAGAGCGCCAGTTGGTCTGTAGCTGTTTGAGGAGGTATCGTGCCTTCCTCTCTTGGCACAGGGATGGGCAGCGGCACTTCGGCGGCGGCCTCTTGGGCTGCTACTAGGGCTTGGTTTAGCCGTTGGGTTTCCATTGTTTGGAGCTGCAGTTGTGCCTTGAGTTGCTCTATTATTTGAGCCTGATTATCAGTAAGTTGGTGCAGTTCGCTCAGGGTTACCTCCTGAGCGCGCACCTCCTGTATTCGTTCTTGGTAGGTTTGTAGTTGGGCTTGAAGTTGGGTATTTTCACTTTGTTGTTGGTTTAGCGCTACCTGAGTGCTTTGTAGTTGCGCTTGCAGTTGTTGCAACAGAACTCCCTCCTCGTTTCCTTGGGTTTGGACCTGTAGGAGTGCTTGGTCAGCCTCAAACTTAGCTTGCAACAAATCATTGAGCTGCAGCTCTGTTTGTTCCAGCACTTGTCGGAGCTGTTCGGCTTCTTCTTTGGCATTCTCTAGTGAGTCTTGTGTATTTTGCAGTTGTTGGCGCAGCGCCTCAATTGTTTGGTTTTCTCCTTCCGAAGCAGCTTGAGCCAGCGCTCGTTGTTGCTCCAAGTTAGTTTGGAGTTGGGTAGCCTGTGTTTCGGCCAGATCAAGTTTGTTTTGTAAGGCTTGCGCCTCATCAGCCAAACTTTGGTTCTTGGTTTGGGCCTCGTGGAGCAACTCTTGAGCTTGAACGCGCTCGTCCCCTATATGTTGAAGCTGGATTTCGGCCTCCTGTAGTTGCGCTTCTAACCCTGCTATGCGTGTTTGTTGTAGGGCAAGGGTTTGTTGTAGTTCTTGGTATTGGCTTTGCCACTGTTGGGTATGCGCTGTTTGGTCTGCCAATGCCTGTGTTAGCTGTTCGAGCTGAGTTTCTTGTTCGGACTGCGTTTGGCGTGTCAGTTCGAGCTGTTGTGTGAGTTGCTCAAGCATCTCTTCTTTTTGAGCCAATAGCGCTTCTAGCTCGGCAGCCTTGGCTACATAGGGGCTTTCATCAAAAGCTTTTTTGGCTTGGGCTTCCAGCTCGGCTTGCTTGACTTCATATTCCTTGCGCAGCAACTCCATCGTTTCGCGTTCAAAGTTGAGTTGTTGCATTTGCGCCTGTAGTCCTTCCTCTAGCGCCTTTATTTCACGCTGGCGGTGCTCTCTGAAGAGCATTTCTTGTACTTTGGCGCTTTGTACTTCACGTTCTTCATTCGAGAGTGCGTCTAGTTCGGCTTGTAGCTTTTGCTCCCGTTCTTGAAGATCTCGGAGTTGGTTGTCGAGGCGCGACTGGTCGGCGGCTAGGCGTTGTTTTTCGCTCAACATCGCCTTATGATTTTCTTCAAAATCAAGCTGTAGACCTTCTAGCTCCTTGCGTTGGGTGGCTAGTTTTTCTTTTTCGGCCTCAAACAGCTTTTGCGCGTTAGCCAGCGCCTCTTCCTGCCGGAGGATGAATTCTTTTTGTTTGGCTATCTGGGCGCGTTGCTGCTCTATGGTTTCTTTTTGTTGGCCGAGGCTGAGTTGTTCTTTTTCGAGGGCTTGCTCACGTTGGTAAGCCTCTTGGCGGCGGAGATCAAGTTGTTGCTGTACTTGCTCTGTTTCGGCGCGGAACTTGGCCAAATTTCGCTCTAGTTGTAGTTCTTTGGCTACAAGGACTTGTTTTTCTTGCTCTATAAAGCGCATTTGGCTACTTAGCTCCTCATCGAGGCGCATCGAAGAAGCCTGCTGCTCGGCAGCCTGAGCCTTGATACTGTCTACTTGGTGTTGGATGCGGATTTTCTCGCCCAACTGCTCTACCTTAAAGACCAATTCTTGGCGTACTACCGGCTTGAGAACCACAGCATCTACATATTGTTGGAAGGTACTGCGGTTTTTTTCTATCTGTCGGCTTTGGGCGATAGCAATGAGTGGCTTTGACAAAAGTTGTTGTTGGGTCAGCAAATCCGTACCCGACATTTCGAGCGTGTCCCAGTCCATCACAATCAGGTCGGCTTCTTTTTTGTGAGTAATCAGCATCGCCATCTCACCTGTGGCCGCATTAAGAATATTGTATTTATTGAGCGCATTGAGATGCTCAAAAATTGCGCTTCGTTGCTTAATATCTCCGTCGATGATGAGGAGGGTCAATAAAGTATCGCCTTGGGTTGTCATGACACGTAGTGGATAAGCTTTTGATATTGGTCTTGGTCGAGGAAGTAGGCCGCTTGAGCAAGGGCTTGCTTCCATTCGGGCGCAAGGGTGTCGTCTATTTGCGCAAGTATATTGAGCACGGCACTGGTTTCGTAACATTCCACTGCTTTGAGCTGTGTAGCAAAGACAGCCAATGCCTGCTTGGTCTCCTCCGAAAGTGCTAAGCTTTCAGGGTCTATGGGTTGGTAGTGGAGCGCATCAACGGTGATGGGCGCAACACTATCGTGGGCAAAGGGCGGTGTGTAGTTTGCCGGAGCTTGGGCTGTAGGCAGGCCAATGCTGATGCGTGTCAGTGGTGGGTCGAGTTCAGATTGCACGCCTACCCTTCCACCTTGGGCTTCGACAGCCATTTTTACAAACACCATTCCTAGGCCACGGTTGCGGGCGGCTCGAGGGGAGAATCGCTCAAATACCTGATTGACAAAGGCCTTGGGAATAGGCTCACCGTTGTCATAGAGTTGTATCCAATAATACCCTTCCTCGGTTACTCCTTCCCAACGGAGTTTACCTTCTTGGGAAGGCAGGTGATGGAGGGCGTTATAAGTCATATTGAACAAAATACGCTCCAATA
The nucleotide sequence above comes from Eisenibacter elegans DSM 3317. Encoded proteins:
- a CDS encoding response regulator, whose translation is MTTQGDTLLTLLIIDGDIKQRSAIFEHLNALNKYNILNAATGEMAMLITHKKEADLIVMDWDTLEMSGTDLLTQQQLLSKPLIAIAQSRQIEKNRSTFQQYVDAVVLKPVVRQELVFKVEQLGEKIRIQHQVDSIKAQAAEQQASSMRLDEELSSQMRFIEQEKQVLVAKELQLERNLAKFRAETEQVQQQLDLRRQEAYQREQALEKEQLSLGQQKETIEQQRAQIAKQKEFILRQEEALANAQKLFEAEKEKLATQRKELEGLQLDFEENHKAMLSEKQRLAADQSRLDNQLRDLQEREQKLQAELDALSNEEREVQSAKVQEMLFREHRQREIKALEEGLQAQMQQLNFERETMELLRKEYEVKQAELEAQAKKAFDESPYVAKAAELEALLAQKEEMLEQLTQQLELTRQTQSEQETQLEQLTQALADQTAHTQQWQSQYQELQQTLALQQTRIAGLEAQLQEAEIQLQHIGDERVQAQELLHEAQTKNQSLADEAQALQNKLDLAETQATQLQTNLEQQRALAQAASEGENQTIEALRQQLQNTQDSLENAKEEAEQLRQVLEQTELQLNDLLQAKFEADQALLQVQTQGNEEGVLLQQLQAQLQSTQVALNQQQSENTQLQAQLQTYQERIQEVRAQEVTLSELHQLTDNQAQIIEQLKAQLQLQTMETQRLNQALVAAQEAAAEVPLPIPVPREEGTIPPQTATDQLALFRYILPPSILQKVDRARTQPTLELHQSVGVLLVIWETLEAEESHAKILLQWLKTQIQHLALDPIDNPDPSVLTATLPAAQIEDVPSLVAKALQLQAALQAFDQVSFQATLEVNTGPLVMGDIDQKPFVYDAWGDLTLPATRPIPQLKAPLIITEPTFQCLPADQQAQWQTVGTVQKKRSLATNIYLKM